In Desulfovibrio desulfuricans DSM 642, the sequence GCTCTTGCGGCGCGCATGAAAGCGCGTGATCATTCGTTGGTGATAATAAGGTACAAATCGCCTTGCCACGGCCCCACACGCTTGCCCAGCCCGCGCAACCGAATGGGTTTGCCCACGGCAAAATCCGGCGGCAGGGTGATCTCGACAGTTTTCAGCTCGCCAGAAAGGGCCTGGCGTATTTGCAGACGGATGCGCTTGCCGGGCGCAAGGTTTGCTGACGGCAGGGCAAGGGTTTGTTCTTCATCAATCTGACGGCGCAGCCAGCCTTTGACCATGCCGGTAACGCCCTTGCTGTGGTCTTTGTTCCACTTGGGCGTGCCCCAGGCCAGATTGCTCTTGTGCAGTTTTACATTGCGCTTTTCTACCGTGGGTTTTTCCTTGGGCTGACCCAAAGTGGATCCTTCCTTTTGGTAAGGCGCTTCCTGCTGGGGGGGCGTTTCTTCCTGATGCTGGCGGTTCAGTTCGCTGTAAATGTCTTCAAAAACACGACGGGCAAAGGGATCTGTCAGCAGGTCGCGCAGCACGTCATGCTCTGAATAGCCGTTCTGCGCGTTTTTTTGGTCTGCAGTTTTGTTTTTTTGCTGCTCTTGATTCTGCTCTTTTTGGGCTTTCCCGGTCTCGTCTGCAGCCTGTGCCCCGGCAGCGGCGTCAGCCGGGCCAGAGCTGTCTTCTTTTGCGTCAGAGCCAGCTTGCTGCCCGTTGCTGCCTTGAGAGCCATTTTCAGCCTGGGTCTTCTGCTCGGCCCTGTCGTCAGCGGGTTCTTCCTTTGCGGCCCGTGTCTTGCTCTCTGCCTGCGCAGCCCTGCTGGCCTCTGTTGAAGCCCGCACGCCGTCCTCATGCTTGAGTATGGCAGAAAGGGCCACATAGGCCTCGTTGAGCAGCTGAAATTCGCGGCTGGCATCCGGGTTGCCGGGGTTGAGGTCGGGGTGCAACTCAAAAGCGCGACGCCGGTAGGCCCGCTTGAGGTCAGCCGTATCGGCGTCCTTTTTAAGCTTGAGAATGTCGTAGCATTCTTTCAACGATATCTGGCGAGGGCGGCGTCGCATGATTACTTCAGGATAAGCGCATTGGCTTCACAGGTGGCATCGGAAGCAAGCAGGCCGTTTTCGCGCAGATAGTCGCGGCCTTCGCGCGCAAAATCCGCATGCAGCGCGCCAGTTTCGATGCCGGGGCAGAAGTCCTTGGCCATGGCAAGGCTGGCCGGGTCTTCGATGTTGCCGCGAAAAAAGGGCCATGCGCGGCAGATTGAAGGCTTGCCCTCGTGCACGCCGCAGCCGCTGCCCTGGCGAAAAAATACACAGTAGCCGTCTTCGCCACAGCGAATTTTGAGCTTTCCGCCAATGCGTTCGCAATAGCTGCCTGCCACTGCTTCCGGTGCTTGCTGCATGTGCGCTGCCAGCCGGATCAGGTCTGTGGGGCTTACGACAATGCCGCCTCTTCCTTCGCAGCAGTGGCCGCACATGCGGCAGTTGAAAACAGATTCTCCGTGAGCGGCAGACATGGGCTATAATCCTTGGCCTTAAAAAGTGAGCGAGGGGCGCATGAGGCGCTCGTGTTCCACCATGATGCAGGAATCTTCAACCACTGTCATGCCTGTAGGGGCTAACAGCTGACGTGCCTCGATCGAGCGTATGCCAAGCTGCATCCAGAAAACTTTTGGTTTCCAGGGCAGATCCAGTACTTCCTGCGCGTGGGCGGGGCAGTATTCCGGCGCGCGAAACAGATTGACGATATCCACTGGCTCGGGCAGCTCCGCAAGGCAGGTTGCCGCAGGCAGCCCCCATACGGTTTTGCGCACAGGATGGACAGGAAAAATCCTGTACCCCTGCTCCAGCAGATAGCGCCCGACCCTGTCCACGGCCTGTCCGGCTTTGTCCTTGGCGCCGATAATGGCGATGCTGCGTGATTCGCCAAACATGGCGCGCATCAGTCTGTCGTCAAGCATAGTACATCCATGCCGCAAGAGGGCGGATTATCAGCGGGCAGCCCTTTGGGTTGCTCCCGTTAGTATATCTGTAATCAGTTTTAATAGACGGCAATGGCAAAATGCGCAAGTTCCCATCTCCGGTTTGGCAGAATCTTTTACCGAGGCAACGCTAACACCTTGCCTAATTTGGCAATTAAAAGGAGGCAGGGCAAGCCCCGCCTCCCTTGACGCAGCAATTGTGGAATGCGCTATACAGCCTTGGGCGAAGGGCTGGTTTCCTTGCCGGATTCGCGCAAAGGGCCGGAAAAGAGCGGGGTTATTGCCAGAAGTTTATCTGTTTTGCCAAAGAGGTACACCACATCGTCGGCTTCAAACAGGTCATTAGCTTCGGGCGAGGCCTGGGTCACGCCGTTACGCAGAATGGCAATGGCCGTTACGCCGTACTTGCGGCGCATCTGGCTTTGGGCAAGGCTGATGCCGCAAAGGGGCGAGGCGGCGGCAAGGCGCATGGCCTGAACGCCCATCTCCGGCAGGCGGCTGACCATGGAATCAAGCGAGTTTACCGATGCGCTCATGCGGCGGATCATGCGGTAATTCTCTTGCCGGATACGCGCGGCAAAGGTGTCTATATCCTGCCGGGGAACCAGATAGCGCGTCAGCACGCGGCTGAAAACCTCAATGGAGGTTTCAAATTCTTCCGCGATCACTTCGTTCGCGCCAAGCGCGCGCAGGGGGGCCACCTCGCTTACAAAGCGGGTGCGCGCAATGATGTGCAGGTTGGGGTTGAAACGGCGGGCTTCAATAACAATGGAGCGCACCGCCGCCGGGTCGGAAATGACGATGGCGAGCACACGCGCCTTGGTGACGCCCAGATGCTCCAGCACAATGGGCTGCGAGGCATCGCCGTGCGAAATGGGTTCCTTGTGCCGATAGCGGGTAACGGTTTCAGGATTCATTTCAAGGATTGTGTAGCACACGCCGGATTCGCGGGCCACATGGGCCAGATGTTTGCCGCTGATGCCAAAGCCCACAATAATCAGGTGGTCATCCATGGCGCAGGCGCCTTCGTGGTCTTCGGCCTTGGCGAGCATCCTTTCGTTGCGCTTGCCCGCAACCTTGTCGGCAATACGCGGGGCCACAGCCATAAGGCCGGGGGTCAGCATCATGGTGAGCACGCTTACGTCAAGGAATGTCTGGTAGGCGTTCATGTCGAACAACCCGGCCGCCAGACCCGATGCCGCCAGAACAAAGGCAAATTCGCCCACCTGCGCGAGAGAAAGGGAGGTGATGATGGCTGCGCGCAGGGGATAGCCCTGCACCAGCACCGAAGGCAGGGTGAGCAGGGATTTTATGACGATGAACAGCACCGTCAGAACAATGATGGCGACAAAATGCTCTAAAAAAAACTCCAGATTCAGCATCATGCCCACCGAGATGAAAAACAGGCTCATGAAAACGTCACGGTAGGGCAGAATACCCGAAATAACGCTCATGCTGTATTCTGAACGGGCGAGCATCAAACCGGCCAAAAAGGCCCCGAGCGAGAGCGAAAGGCCCAGATGGTTGGTCAGCATGGCCATGCCGAGGCACAGGCCAAGGGTGGAGAGCAGCAGTATTTCCCTCGTGCGGGTGCGCACCACGGCTTCCATAAGCCTGTTGAGGCCAAAGCGGGCAAACAGCAGCACGCCGCCCAGTACCACCACCACGCGCAGGGTGGAGAACACCGCGCCCTGGAGCGAAAGTTCAAGCGTGCCCGCGAGCAGGGGCACCGCCAGCAGCATGGGTGCTACCATAATGTCCTGAAAAACAAGAATGGCGAGGGAAAGGCGGCCCGTGGGCGTGTTGGTGGCCCCGCGCTCCTGCAAAATGCGCAGTACGATGGCCGAGGACGAAAGCGCCACCAGACAACCCCAGAAAAGGCCTTTCTGGTAGGTGGCGTCGCGCAGCAGCATGGCAATGCCTGCCACGGCAAGAACCGTCAGGCCGATTTGCAGGCTGCCGCCCAGAAAAACGGGCCGTTTCAGCCGGTTGAGGGCCTCGCCGGAAAGTTCCATGCCTATTGTGAACAGCAGCATGGCAACGCCGAGTTCTGCAATATGGTCAATGGCCTGCATATCCTTGACGATACCCAGCAGGGAAGGGCCGCACAAAACGCCTGTAAGCAGAAAGCCCACGGTGGCGGGCAGTTTTATTCTGTTGCAGACGATGGTGACGAATATTGAAAGAAGAAAAATAATGACGATTTCATAGAGCAAAGGAACTTCCATGCAGCCTCCTGCGGCAATCTAGCACTGCGACCATATACAGCGCAAGACGCGCTGCCGCAACAATGTTTGCGGCAGCGCGATGCTCGTCCAACTGGTTGCAATGTAAGGCAGGGTGTGGTTGCTGCGCAAAACCTCAGCGGCTTTCGCGCATGTCGGGCAGAGCCACAAAAGGCCCGACAGTTATGCCCTGCGCCGGGGCCTGCATGACCTGTTTGCCATCCTCCATGCGTACCTGACCATTGGG encodes:
- a CDS encoding J domain-containing protein — translated: MRRRPRQISLKECYDILKLKKDADTADLKRAYRRRAFELHPDLNPGNPDASREFQLLNEAYVALSAILKHEDGVRASTEASRAAQAESKTRAAKEEPADDRAEQKTQAENGSQGSNGQQAGSDAKEDSSGPADAAAGAQAADETGKAQKEQNQEQQKNKTADQKNAQNGYSEHDVLRDLLTDPFARRVFEDIYSELNRQHQEETPPQQEAPYQKEGSTLGQPKEKPTVEKRNVKLHKSNLAWGTPKWNKDHSKGVTGMVKGWLRRQIDEEQTLALPSANLAPGKRIRLQIRQALSGELKTVEITLPPDFAVGKPIRLRGLGKRVGPWQGDLYLIITNE
- a CDS encoding cation:proton antiporter yields the protein MEVPLLYEIVIIFLLSIFVTIVCNRIKLPATVGFLLTGVLCGPSLLGIVKDMQAIDHIAELGVAMLLFTIGMELSGEALNRLKRPVFLGGSLQIGLTVLAVAGIAMLLRDATYQKGLFWGCLVALSSSAIVLRILQERGATNTPTGRLSLAILVFQDIMVAPMLLAVPLLAGTLELSLQGAVFSTLRVVVVLGGVLLFARFGLNRLMEAVVRTRTREILLLSTLGLCLGMAMLTNHLGLSLSLGAFLAGLMLARSEYSMSVISGILPYRDVFMSLFFISVGMMLNLEFFLEHFVAIIVLTVLFIVIKSLLTLPSVLVQGYPLRAAIITSLSLAQVGEFAFVLAASGLAAGLFDMNAYQTFLDVSVLTMMLTPGLMAVAPRIADKVAGKRNERMLAKAEDHEGACAMDDHLIIVGFGISGKHLAHVARESGVCYTILEMNPETVTRYRHKEPISHGDASQPIVLEHLGVTKARVLAIVISDPAAVRSIVIEARRFNPNLHIIARTRFVSEVAPLRALGANEVIAEEFETSIEVFSRVLTRYLVPRQDIDTFAARIRQENYRMIRRMSASVNSLDSMVSRLPEMGVQAMRLAAASPLCGISLAQSQMRRKYGVTAIAILRNGVTQASPEANDLFEADDVVYLFGKTDKLLAITPLFSGPLRESGKETSPSPKAV
- a CDS encoding CoA-binding protein — protein: MLDDRLMRAMFGESRSIAIIGAKDKAGQAVDRVGRYLLEQGYRIFPVHPVRKTVWGLPAATCLAELPEPVDIVNLFRAPEYCPAHAQEVLDLPWKPKVFWMQLGIRSIEARQLLAPTGMTVVEDSCIMVEHERLMRPSLTF
- a CDS encoding YkgJ family cysteine cluster protein; protein product: MSAAHGESVFNCRMCGHCCEGRGGIVVSPTDLIRLAAHMQQAPEAVAGSYCERIGGKLKIRCGEDGYCVFFRQGSGCGVHEGKPSICRAWPFFRGNIEDPASLAMAKDFCPGIETGALHADFAREGRDYLRENGLLASDATCEANALILK